TATAGAGAGAGAAACTATTGTACTCAAAGAGTCAACTACCATGCTTCTCCCGTGAAGAATATGCTGTAAAATTGGgtgaaaaccaaaaataaaataaaacaatgggagagaaacaataaacaaaataaattaaaataataatggaagagaaaaaaaaaagtacgagGATGTGGCGCtggaagagaaaaataaattaaaataaaacaatgggAGAGAAACATGATTATTTTCTAGATATACGATGAACTACTTCTCTTTTTCACTGCCCAAATCTCTCTACCTCAATAAActagttaaaaaattaaataatattttttattactaTTCTAACAATCTCAACTGTATCAGGCTTCCTTGAGAATACTTTTGTTTACCACAAGTAATGACAATATTCATTATTCTGTTTATTattgttaaataaatttaaattttaagatcTGAATATACAAcaatcttaaaatttaaactgaTTTAATAGTGATAAATAAGGTGGTGAGCGTTACCACCAATTGATGGCGGCATGCAAAAATACACCTTCCCTTAGTGGTTACAATGAGTTACCTATGTTTAAGTTTGATTCTTATAACACTACTATTACACTAATTATATTGTTTTACGAAATTTCTACACTATGCATCACTCTCATTGCACTCGAATTCTCTAATtcaatgtaaaaatgtgattccTATAATATCGGTATCACAATCAGTTTTTTATCTAATATGAAAGGCCTAAGTGGCAGATTACAATGGTGGTTTGTTCTAGGTTCAAACCATCTCCTTCTCTTTAGACtagtttaaaataaaaaaatcacttgtatttaaaaaagagtaaaaaattgtacaaaagaAAGAGATAAAAGTTTGAACACGGAACGCCGTAAGTTAAAAAAGGAAGACTCTATTTACAACAGCAACCACTGCTTACAAGTAATATCGTATTGTTGACCTGGTTTTGGGTAAAAATTTTACTTGGACAACACATTAATTTTTACTGCTTTGTGTACCAAGATATAGCATGGAATTTTACTGAGAGACAATCATATTAAATTTACTAAATTACCCTCCAAAGGCACATGTGAGTAGAAGAGTAGGGGAGAATTTGCTTTGCAGCTATAGTTTGGTGTAACGATGACCataattttcacaaaaaaaggATAAACAATTTGGTCAAAAGGAAAGGTGGATAAGAAAATGTAAATTCATAATATAAAGAATGAATATGATTTTTCTCAATGAGTCTACTATATAATATATTGATATCAAAATTGTTAATAGCGTCAAATTTAAGATTTTTCGTTGAAAATAGAGACAAATGCATACTAACAATAAAATTATTAGGTGACAAAGGAAAATATAACTCAAAAAATGATAATCACAAACCTTTTTTCTTACGCAATATAGATGATTAATGATTGGGTAATCcaacaaattaatattttttttggtaaaaacaaCAAAGTAACATTTAATGTCTCCATATCATCTTTCTCTAGTTAAGTGAGTTTGGATTTGGAGGGATTtattaaaaaactaatattttgagCAGTAaaaatggaaataaaaaaagcaaattttaatgaaaatttttcgatattattaattttagcgaaagataatatttttatattaaaaattaattttaatattatttactttattttttattttttatttttaattaaaactcaaaattttactttaaaaaaaaaaaaaattgggcggGGAGTCATTAAAGAAAAGTGGCGGGTTTTCCGGTGCAAAAAGGACTGAAGAAGCCAAAAGCTGGCGCTAAGACACGTGGCGGGGAGGACGATCGTTGGATTAGCATGCGAATTTAACAGTGATCTGATCTCATTCTTTCTTCCGTTTGAAGATGAGATTATGACATCCTAGCCaaccaagagagagaaagaagagagagagagagaggttttatgttacacagtcacacacacagagagagaaACAATAGGCACTGCTCAGAGCTAAAAAGCTCATCACCTGCAAACAAAtcagagagcgagagagagagagagagaagagagagaggagagagacttAAATTTGTGTGAGTAGAGAGcgcagaggagagagagggtatGGCGGCGTTGCAGAGAGAGGGAACTTCTGCGGGAGTCATAAATGCTTGGAAATTACAGACAAACAGAGTAGCACAGTGAAGGGGAGGAATTAAAAGCGCGATTAACGCTGCCAAACAGAGTCGTAGCTACttctttctcactctctctctctcttcaacttttcatttttcactGCAATCTCTTCAAACATTTACAAAAAGATTAAAACTTCAAGGTGAATAGTAAATACCCATTAGAGGAATTGGGTCGGAGTTTGAATTTGATATGGATTTTCTGTCACAATTTGGGTCTGGGTTAAGGAAGAAGCAGCAGCAATGGCTGGTTTTTTCTCATTAGGCAGAGGCGGCAGCGACGACCAACATAACAGCAACAACCCGCCGCCGCCTGATCACCACCACCGCCATCAAATTCCTCCGGAGACGTTGTTCTGGTACAAAAATGAGGACGTGGCAAACCAGCCGTACAAGGGCTTCGAGCTGTGGCAGCAACAGGAGCAGCTCCTTCAGCTCCAAACCCAGCCGTCGCAGCGGCTCTACCAGCCTCATCCCCACCACCATCAAGATCTCTACGCTTCTGCGGCTGCTCTAGGGGTGGGTCCCAGCAGCAGGGGATCGGATGACACTTCATCGTCAAGGTCGGCCGCAGCGGCGTTTACGACGATGAGGTCGTCGTCAGGAGGAGGAAGCGGAGGAGTCGCCAGCTGTCAAGACTGCGGGAACCAAGCGAAGAAAGACTGCATACACATGAGGTGCAGGACTTGCTGCAAGAGCCGAGGGTTCGACTGTCCGACCCATGTCAAGAGCACGTGGGTCCCGGCGTCGAAACGTCGTGAGCGGCAGCAGCAACACCATCACCAACACCAACAGCAAGATCATATGCAACACCACCATCACCAACAACAGCAGCAGTTTCAAGTGATTCGAGGAGAAAATTCGAAAAGACTGAGAGAAAATCCGAGCTCGAAACCCTCTCGTCGTATTctcacaaacacacacacttCAGGTATACTATATGTTATATACATACACATTTTTTTCCTGAGACATTTTGATAGTTTGAGATAAAAAAAAGGAGGGTTtgagtgaaaaaatgaaagaatggaacaagaagagaaaaaagggGAAGGGTTTTGGAAGGTAGCGTTTGAAAAAGCCCAACAAATAGTGGAGAATATCGATTGCGTGTGAGGAAGAGGTCGA
Above is a window of Malus sylvestris chromosome 15, drMalSylv7.2, whole genome shotgun sequence DNA encoding:
- the LOC126601251 gene encoding protein SHORT INTERNODES-like; this encodes MAGFFSLGRGGSDDQHNSNNPPPPDHHHRHQIPPETLFWYKNEDVANQPYKGFELWQQQEQLLQLQTQPSQRLYQPHPHHHQDLYASAAALGVGPSSRGSDDTSSSRSAAAAFTTMRSSSGGGSGGVASCQDCGNQAKKDCIHMRCRTCCKSRGFDCPTHVKSTWVPASKRRERQQQHHHQHQQQDHMQHHHHQQQQQFQVIRGENSKRLRENPSSKPSRRILTNTHTSELDVVNFPPEVSSPAVFRCVKVSAIDEEDQYAYQTAVNIAGHLFKGILYDQGPESPNYNMNMAAETSSAGGVNFQPLNLVAGATTAVNTASIDGGGGHEGVAVAGSTIVIDPSSLYPAPINTYMGTQFFLPPRS